Proteins from a genomic interval of Vreelandella profundi:
- a CDS encoding bifunctional DedA family/phosphatase PAP2 family protein, whose translation MSFADTLQSLTLSPPLLLCLVVVIALVESLALVGLLVPGVMLITTMASLAGHQDIALAWLIGAAFIGAILGDGISFSLGFRHREQVIQRWPLSQHPEWLDRGTRFFERYGVSSVFIGRFVGPVRPIIPLVAGMMRMPPRTFIWANITSAALWAPAYILPGYLLGRTWQHHLNLPPGLEAGLLILAFIIIVLAIIFSWGRHQASRHGRLYRTIAGSIRRIPLLRRPWLAMSQTGDVPLASLLLLVIALGSLSGWTLLVINHHGPLEMDLLVQRMFVWLHSDPTYMIANIFARIGDTYGIIALTLPWAIWMLVRHRWDALLHWCGALGGVALLNTLIKELFARPRPGTPDYLIGSFSYPSAHTSTTVVLLGLAAAFIAAELPRQKRFWAYWVALSFALPMALSRLVIGVHWFSDLVGGALLGLVVCALTLLHWQQQPRASLRPCPWLLLCIASLVLISARVGLLPPV comes from the coding sequence GTGTCCTTCGCTGATACGCTACAGTCATTAACGCTATCCCCACCGCTGTTACTTTGCTTAGTAGTGGTTATTGCGCTTGTCGAGTCTCTGGCGCTAGTGGGCCTGCTCGTACCCGGCGTTATGTTAATAACCACGATGGCTTCATTAGCAGGCCATCAGGATATTGCTCTTGCATGGTTGATAGGTGCAGCCTTTATCGGCGCCATTTTAGGCGATGGCATTAGCTTTTCACTGGGCTTTAGGCATCGCGAGCAGGTGATCCAGCGCTGGCCACTGTCACAGCATCCTGAATGGCTAGACCGGGGGACGCGTTTTTTTGAGCGCTATGGCGTGTCTTCCGTTTTTATTGGCCGTTTTGTGGGGCCAGTAAGGCCTATTATCCCACTAGTAGCGGGCATGATGCGTATGCCGCCGCGCACGTTCATATGGGCTAACATAACCTCGGCAGCGCTTTGGGCGCCCGCCTATATACTGCCCGGCTACTTGCTTGGCCGCACTTGGCAGCACCATCTAAATCTACCGCCCGGCTTAGAAGCAGGCTTATTGATACTTGCGTTTATTATTATTGTATTAGCGATTATTTTCTCCTGGGGCCGGCACCAGGCGTCGCGCCACGGTCGGCTTTATCGCACCATTGCCGGAAGCATTCGTCGTATCCCACTCTTACGACGCCCGTGGCTCGCGATGAGCCAAACGGGCGATGTCCCGTTAGCGTCATTACTGTTACTAGTGATCGCGCTAGGTAGTTTGTCTGGCTGGACGTTGCTGGTTATCAATCATCACGGCCCGCTGGAAATGGATTTACTCGTTCAGCGCATGTTCGTTTGGCTGCATAGCGATCCTACCTACATGATCGCGAATATTTTTGCTCGAATCGGCGATACCTACGGCATTATCGCATTAACGCTGCCCTGGGCAATTTGGATGCTGGTACGCCACAGATGGGATGCTCTGTTACATTGGTGTGGCGCATTAGGTGGCGTAGCACTCCTTAACACATTGATTAAGGAGCTGTTTGCTCGCCCTCGCCCAGGCACGCCTGACTACCTCATTGGCTCGTTTTCTTACCCCAGTGCCCACACGTCAACGACCGTGGTGCTATTAGGCCTGGCGGCCGCTTTCATTGCTGCCGAACTGCCGCGACAAAAGCGTTTTTGGGCTTACTGGGTAGCGCTTTCTTTTGCGCTGCCAATGGCGCTTTCACGGCTGGTGATTGGCGTACACTGGTTTAGCGATCTTGTTGGCGGGGCATTATTAGGCTTAGTGGTGTGTGCACTGACGTTGCTTCACTGGCAGCAGCAGCCGCGAGCTAGTTTACGTCCCTGCCCATGGCTGCTGCTATGCATCGCATCATTAGTGCTTATCAGCGCCCGCGTAGGACTGCTGCCGCCGGTTTAG
- a CDS encoding flavin prenyltransferase UbiX encodes MTNTSSISFKKPITVALTGASGAQYGLRLIDVLVAAGHEVWVMVSKAAHMVIATETSFSLPAQPQRLVEALTERSGAQAGQIRCFGREDWMAPVASGSGAPSAMVVCPCSTGSLSAIATGASNNLIERAADVAIKERRTLVLVPRESPLSPIHLEHMLALSRLGVVILPAAPGFYHRPQSIDDLIDFIVARILNQLGIEHTLVPRWGEAGSAATPPSAQED; translated from the coding sequence GTGACAAACACAAGCAGTATATCGTTCAAAAAGCCTATCACTGTGGCGCTGACGGGGGCTTCGGGAGCGCAATACGGTTTACGCCTGATTGATGTATTGGTCGCCGCCGGGCATGAAGTGTGGGTCATGGTGTCAAAAGCAGCCCACATGGTGATCGCAACTGAAACGTCTTTTTCACTCCCCGCGCAGCCACAGCGGTTAGTGGAAGCGCTAACTGAACGCAGTGGCGCGCAGGCTGGGCAAATTCGCTGCTTTGGGCGTGAAGACTGGATGGCACCCGTGGCATCAGGGTCAGGCGCGCCCTCGGCCATGGTCGTTTGCCCGTGCTCTACTGGGTCGCTGTCAGCTATCGCAACCGGGGCCAGCAATAACCTGATTGAGCGAGCGGCGGATGTCGCCATTAAAGAGCGTCGCACGCTGGTGCTGGTGCCGCGCGAAAGCCCGCTGTCGCCTATTCATCTTGAGCACATGCTGGCGTTGAGCCGCCTGGGGGTGGTCATTTTGCCTGCTGCGCCAGGATTTTATCATCGCCCTCAAAGCATTGATGATCTTATTGATTTTATCGTAGCGCGTATTCTTAACCAGCTGGGCATTGAACATACGCTGGTCCCTCGCTGGGGCGAAGCGGGCAGTGCGGCGACTCCTCCTTCTGCACAGGAAGATTGA
- the rlmH gene encoding 23S rRNA (pseudouridine(1915)-N(3))-methyltransferase RlmH yields MKIRLLAVGNKMPAWVEEGVETYRKRLPRDFYLEIEEIALGQRGKNADIAKARAQEAQRIRDKLRGDEYVVALEVKGKPWTTEQLAQEAGDWRMTGRDIVLLVGGPDGLEPSLSAMAEKAWSLSPLTLPHPLVRIMLAEQLYRAWTLLVGHPYHR; encoded by the coding sequence ATGAAGATTCGGCTGTTAGCCGTAGGTAACAAAATGCCCGCCTGGGTAGAAGAAGGCGTGGAAACCTACCGCAAACGGCTGCCGCGAGATTTTTATCTCGAAATTGAAGAAATTGCTCTTGGTCAGCGAGGCAAAAATGCTGATATTGCCAAAGCGCGTGCTCAAGAGGCGCAGCGGATTCGCGATAAGCTGCGCGGTGATGAGTACGTTGTGGCTTTGGAAGTGAAGGGAAAGCCATGGACCACCGAGCAATTAGCCCAAGAAGCCGGCGATTGGCGCATGACCGGGCGCGATATTGTTCTGCTGGTCGGTGGGCCCGATGGCCTTGAGCCTTCGCTTTCGGCGATGGCGGAAAAAGCCTGGTCGCTTTCTCCTTTAACGCTACCTCATCCTTTGGTTCGTATTATGCTGGCTGAGCAGCTCTATCGCGCTTGGACACTGCTAGTGGGCCATCCCTATCACCGCTAA
- the mpl gene encoding UDP-N-acetylmuramate:L-alanyl-gamma-D-glutamyl-meso-diaminopimelate ligase, whose amino-acid sequence MHLHIIGICGTFMGSLALLARELGHQVSGSDKNVYPPMSTQLTDAGITLMEGYAAEHLSPAPDLVIVGNALSRGNTEVEALLNSGLPYTSGAQWLAEHVLPGRRVIAVAGTHGKTTTASIVAWLLESAGLAPGFLIGGVPRNFGVSARLGDPRAPFVVEADEYDTAFFDKRSKFVHYRPNIAILNNLEFDHADIFPDLAAIERQFHHLIRTVPSQGHLLVADEQPALDRVLEQGVWTPVERFGDQDNSQWQLRLERADASRFQVIHCADEHGQDEDAVVEWPLTGEHNARNALAALAAAHLCGVDLARGCAALARFETPKRRQEVRGEINGIQVIDDFAHHPTAIAATLKGLRAATTKGRLLAVIEPRSNTMRLGALRERLLESVADADAVFWFQPSGLDWSMEKLVAEQDGRGQLFSQITALVEAVISQASPLDRVVVMSNGGFEGVHERLLAALTVAKESQA is encoded by the coding sequence ATGCACCTTCATATTATTGGTATCTGCGGCACCTTTATGGGCAGCCTAGCGCTACTGGCGCGCGAGTTGGGTCATCAAGTTAGCGGCTCTGATAAGAATGTTTATCCGCCCATGAGTACTCAGTTGACTGATGCTGGGATTACCTTGATGGAGGGCTATGCAGCAGAGCATTTATCGCCAGCTCCCGATCTTGTCATCGTAGGTAATGCGCTATCACGCGGTAATACAGAGGTCGAAGCACTACTCAATAGCGGCTTGCCGTATACCTCGGGTGCGCAATGGTTAGCGGAGCACGTTCTGCCAGGACGGCGCGTTATTGCCGTTGCCGGCACCCATGGCAAGACCACGACGGCGAGCATTGTTGCGTGGCTGTTAGAAAGTGCCGGTTTAGCGCCGGGCTTCTTAATTGGCGGCGTGCCGCGCAACTTTGGCGTATCGGCACGGCTAGGCGATCCACGGGCGCCGTTTGTGGTCGAGGCCGATGAATATGACACGGCCTTCTTCGATAAGCGATCCAAGTTTGTTCACTATCGCCCGAACATCGCAATTCTCAATAATCTTGAATTTGATCATGCCGATATCTTTCCCGATTTGGCTGCCATTGAGCGCCAGTTCCATCACTTGATTCGTACCGTGCCCAGTCAGGGCCATTTGCTGGTTGCCGACGAGCAGCCCGCCCTTGACCGCGTTTTGGAGCAGGGTGTCTGGACGCCGGTCGAGCGCTTTGGCGATCAAGATAATAGCCAGTGGCAGCTGCGCCTGGAACGTGCTGATGCCAGCCGCTTTCAGGTCATCCATTGTGCGGATGAGCATGGCCAGGATGAAGACGCTGTCGTTGAGTGGCCGCTAACGGGAGAACATAACGCGCGTAATGCGCTTGCCGCGCTAGCAGCTGCGCACCTGTGCGGGGTTGATTTAGCCCGGGGTTGCGCCGCGTTGGCGCGCTTTGAAACGCCCAAGCGGCGCCAGGAAGTGCGCGGTGAAATCAATGGCATTCAGGTGATTGACGACTTTGCCCATCACCCTACGGCGATTGCCGCGACGCTCAAAGGGCTACGCGCCGCCACTACCAAAGGACGCTTACTGGCGGTTATTGAGCCACGCTCAAACACCATGCGCCTAGGCGCGCTACGCGAGCGTTTGCTTGAAAGCGTTGCTGACGCTGATGCTGTGTTTTGGTTTCAACCGAGCGGGCTGGACTGGTCGATGGAGAAGCTTGTCGCCGAACAAGATGGCCGTGGGCAGCTATTTAGCCAGATTACGGCGCTAGTAGAGGCCGTGATTAGTCAGGCGTCACCGCTAGATCGCGTTGTGGTTATGTCCAACGGTGGTTTTGAAGGTGTTCATGAGCGCCTGCTTGCCGCGCTAACAGTCGCCAAGGAGAGTCAAGCGTGA
- the mrdA gene encoding penicillin-binding protein 2, with the protein MLKRPNTLKNSEQELRIFRVRALIAILVVLLLACLLTSRLVYLQIVQHDLYSTRSENNRVRVEPLPPNRGLIYDRNGVLLAENRPTYNLTLVRERVDNLDETLALLVDLLELPEEEIEAFNVRSRQRQRPYQPALLTSDLSEEQIARLAVNRHRLPGVEVEAQPLRFYPNAEIMAHALGYVGRINAEEMETLDAGRYAGTHFIGKTGIERFYEEELHGQAGLRKVETNARGRVLRELGRTDPVPGENLTLTLDKSLQMLAYELLDGRRGSIVAIAPATGEILAMVSTPGFDSNQFVTGIDVASYRALQEDLDLPLFNRAIRGHYPPGSTIKPFLALAGLSEGVITPDSTINDPGYYQLPNDTRRYRNWLRWGHGRVDLERALAVSNNTYFYTLAHDLGIDSLHDRMSNFGFGQRVAYDVQGESGALMPSRDWKRGRFNQPWYPGETLSVGIGQGYWQVTPLQLASATATLANRGHWVRPRLARKIGDTPVPQDLPGTLDDITLANDSWWDRVFSGMEKVLSGSEGTARRTGVGLEYRMGGKSGTAQVFSLGQDQRYNADELAERLRDHALFVGFAPLDDPQIAVSVIVENAGGGSTHAAHLARAMTDAWLLEDDAPDVEEVREALADDNANVEGN; encoded by the coding sequence ATGCTCAAGCGCCCCAACACGCTTAAAAACTCCGAGCAAGAGCTGCGTATTTTTCGAGTCAGGGCGCTGATCGCTATTTTAGTCGTACTGTTACTTGCCTGCCTATTAACGAGCCGATTGGTCTACTTACAAATCGTTCAACATGATTTGTACAGCACGCGCTCTGAAAATAACCGTGTACGCGTGGAGCCATTGCCGCCTAACCGAGGGTTGATTTACGACCGTAATGGCGTTCTGCTGGCAGAAAATCGTCCAACCTATAATTTAACGTTGGTGCGTGAGCGGGTCGATAATTTAGATGAAACGCTGGCGCTTTTAGTCGACTTACTTGAATTGCCTGAAGAAGAGATTGAGGCATTTAATGTTCGCTCACGCCAGCGCCAGCGACCTTATCAGCCCGCGCTATTGACCAGCGATCTTAGCGAAGAGCAAATTGCGCGCTTGGCGGTTAATCGCCATCGATTGCCTGGCGTGGAAGTGGAAGCTCAGCCGCTGCGTTTTTATCCCAACGCTGAAATCATGGCCCATGCATTGGGCTATGTCGGGCGTATTAACGCTGAAGAAATGGAGACGCTGGATGCCGGCCGCTACGCGGGCACGCATTTTATCGGCAAAACGGGCATTGAACGCTTTTACGAAGAAGAGCTTCACGGCCAAGCGGGCTTGCGTAAAGTAGAAACCAACGCGCGCGGTCGAGTCTTAAGGGAGCTGGGGCGAACCGACCCTGTGCCAGGCGAAAATCTGACCTTAACGTTGGATAAATCGCTTCAAATGCTCGCCTACGAGCTGCTTGATGGCCGCCGCGGCTCCATCGTCGCCATCGCGCCTGCAACGGGCGAGATTCTGGCGATGGTGTCCACGCCGGGGTTTGATAGTAACCAATTTGTTACTGGCATCGATGTGGCTTCTTATCGCGCCCTGCAGGAAGATCTGGATCTGCCTTTGTTTAACCGCGCCATACGCGGCCACTATCCACCCGGCTCTACGATTAAGCCCTTTTTAGCGCTGGCCGGGCTTTCCGAGGGTGTCATTACGCCCGACAGTACGATTAACGACCCTGGTTACTATCAATTGCCAAACGATACGCGCCGCTACCGTAACTGGCTGCGCTGGGGGCACGGGCGGGTAGATTTAGAGCGAGCGTTAGCGGTATCGAATAACACTTACTTCTATACTCTTGCCCATGACCTGGGTATCGATAGCCTGCATGACCGAATGAGTAACTTTGGCTTCGGTCAGCGCGTAGCGTACGACGTTCAGGGCGAAAGCGGCGCTTTGATGCCCTCACGGGATTGGAAGCGTGGGCGCTTTAACCAGCCCTGGTACCCGGGTGAAACGCTGTCGGTCGGTATCGGTCAGGGGTACTGGCAGGTGACGCCTTTGCAGCTTGCCAGCGCCACCGCGACGCTGGCCAACCGTGGCCACTGGGTGCGACCACGGCTAGCGCGCAAAATTGGCGATACGCCTGTTCCCCAAGATCTTCCGGGTACCTTGGATGATATTACGTTGGCTAATGATAGCTGGTGGGATCGCGTTTTCAGCGGTATGGAAAAAGTGTTAAGCGGTAGCGAAGGAACCGCTCGCCGCACCGGGGTGGGGCTTGAGTATCGCATGGGCGGTAAGTCAGGTACCGCGCAAGTATTTTCGCTAGGCCAGGACCAGCGCTACAACGCAGATGAGTTAGCAGAGCGGCTACGTGACCACGCGCTATTTGTGGGGTTTGCACCGCTAGATGATCCGCAAATTGCAGTTTCCGTTATTGTTGAGAATGCCGGCGGCGGTAGTACGCATGCTGCCCACCTGGCGCGGGCAATGACCGATGCTTGGCTGCTAGAGGACGACGCACCTGACGTGGAAGAAGTACGCGAAGCGCTAGCGGACGATAATGCCAATGTGGAGGGAAACTAA
- a CDS encoding diguanylate cyclase domain-containing protein, producing the protein MTRHRIPRRLMTQAYGLSIVLMAGYALWLYAMGEYRDLLIPTFTSLLLISALLMHMGQKLTAHLPRMILFCSVYAVVLGAFYYQPQVSPIWLGLPVIAAYLLLPLSAAILINIVLGPLWWLLPAVANGSSSTVVGYVALTLLLALPRWEHARRRALLRATDPNDSDCNAYHIDTLKERLNSEYQRAEMLNKPLALLVLHLPQLDMAEEQFGHRAKTALLGALCSEVNSRCRDHDVLGRTSNATFWLVLPDTSESGALLVRERLQRALSQCVLVETGQLEVRIAACMPARTESFERYLNRLDARGAALAHA; encoded by the coding sequence ATGACACGGCACCGCATCCCAAGGCGCTTAATGACGCAAGCCTACGGTTTAAGCATTGTGCTGATGGCGGGATATGCGCTATGGCTTTATGCCATGGGAGAATATCGTGATCTATTGATTCCTACCTTTACATCATTGCTGCTCATATCGGCACTTTTGATGCACATGGGGCAAAAGCTAACGGCCCACCTACCCCGCATGATTTTATTCTGCAGTGTCTACGCCGTGGTGCTTGGCGCATTTTACTATCAGCCGCAGGTGTCGCCTATTTGGCTAGGCCTGCCTGTGATCGCCGCATATTTGCTATTGCCGTTGTCGGCTGCGATCCTTATCAATATCGTTTTAGGGCCGCTATGGTGGCTATTGCCCGCCGTGGCTAATGGGTCATCTTCGACCGTGGTGGGCTACGTCGCATTAACGCTGCTTCTCGCTTTACCGCGCTGGGAGCATGCCCGCCGTCGAGCTCTTCTACGCGCCACTGACCCCAACGACAGCGACTGTAACGCTTATCATATTGATACGCTTAAAGAGCGCCTGAATAGTGAATACCAGCGCGCAGAGATGCTCAATAAGCCGTTAGCCCTGTTAGTATTGCATCTTCCCCAGCTAGACATGGCCGAGGAGCAGTTTGGCCATCGCGCCAAAACAGCACTGCTAGGCGCCCTGTGCAGTGAGGTTAACAGCCGCTGTCGCGACCATGATGTGCTGGGACGTACCAGCAATGCTACTTTCTGGCTTGTGCTGCCCGATACCAGCGAAAGCGGTGCGTTATTGGTGCGCGAACGCTTGCAGCGGGCACTTTCACAGTGTGTCTTGGTCGAAACGGGTCAACTTGAAGTGCGTATTGCCGCCTGTATGCCTGCTCGTACAGAAAGTTTTGAACGCTACTTAAACCGCCTAGATGCACGCGGCGCTGCCCTCGCGCACGCTTAG
- a CDS encoding glutaredoxin family protein yields the protein MRILIRYFFRGLRVVLAPVMIMSEKLTTPTSIERTPEDQARVDLACQGLALYQFRTCPFCIKVRKEIARLGLNIELRDTQLDPAHKQALFEGGGQSKVPCLKITHDDGREEWMYESDTINSWLHQQFG from the coding sequence ATGCGCATTCTTATTCGCTACTTTTTCCGTGGTCTTCGCGTCGTACTCGCCCCCGTCATGATCATGTCGGAAAAGCTCACTACGCCGACGTCAATTGAGCGCACCCCTGAAGATCAGGCTCGCGTTGATCTAGCGTGCCAGGGCCTTGCACTGTATCAATTTCGCACCTGCCCTTTTTGCATAAAAGTACGTAAAGAGATTGCGCGCCTGGGATTGAATATCGAGCTACGCGACACTCAGCTTGACCCCGCTCACAAGCAGGCGCTCTTCGAAGGCGGCGGCCAAAGTAAAGTGCCGTGTTTAAAGATCACTCATGACGATGGGCGTGAGGAATGGATGTACGAGTCAGATACTATTAATAGCTGGCTGCATCAGCAGTTCGGCTAA
- a CDS encoding LysE family translocator, whose product MMSWATLSVFVPTFLFVSLTPGMCMTLAMVLGMTQGVKRTLWMMIGELVGVGLVAAAAGAGVAALMLRQPELFVLFKWVGGAYLVYLGIMMWRSRGRMAIPSELNAGPPASRLQLAMQGFVTAVANPKGWAFFMVLLPPFLDGERPLLGQLSLLIAVILTIEFASMLVYATGGKTLRNVLGKSGNVRLLNRIAGTLMIGVGLWLALG is encoded by the coding sequence ATGATGTCTTGGGCGACACTTTCAGTTTTTGTGCCAACGTTTCTATTTGTTTCACTAACGCCAGGGATGTGCATGACGCTCGCCATGGTGCTTGGGATGACCCAGGGCGTTAAGCGGACGCTATGGATGATGATCGGGGAGCTGGTGGGCGTGGGCTTAGTTGCCGCCGCCGCCGGTGCGGGCGTTGCCGCGCTCATGCTGCGTCAGCCTGAATTATTTGTGCTGTTTAAATGGGTGGGTGGCGCTTATCTCGTTTATTTAGGCATCATGATGTGGCGCTCGCGCGGGCGTATGGCGATCCCTAGCGAGCTAAATGCTGGGCCACCGGCCAGCCGTCTTCAGTTGGCTATGCAAGGCTTTGTCACGGCCGTCGCCAATCCCAAAGGCTGGGCCTTTTTTATGGTGTTACTGCCGCCATTTCTGGACGGTGAGCGCCCCCTTTTAGGTCAGCTCAGTCTTCTGATCGCAGTGATTTTGACTATCGAGTTTGCGAGCATGCTGGTCTATGCCACCGGCGGCAAAACGTTGCGCAATGTGCTGGGAAAAAGCGGCAACGTGCGTTTGCTAAATCGCATAGCCGGTACGCTGATGATTGGCGTGGGACTATGGCTGGCGTTAGGTTAG
- a CDS encoding glutamate-5-semialdehyde dehydrogenase, translating into MSVSTPFQSGALQYLSSGDVPAYMQALGQAARHAASELRRADTGLKNRALCAIAERLKAARERILDANAADLQHGRENGLESALLDRLALDDVRVSSMIEGLHHVAALPDPVGEIDDMRYRPSGIQVGKMRVPLGVIGIIYESRPNVTLEAASLCLKSGNACILRGGSEASESNAAISACIQAGLADVGLPAGSVQVVATTDRAAVGEMISMPEYVDVIIPRGGKSLIERISREARVPVIKHLDGVCHVYIDTTADPAKALAIAVNAKTHRYGTCNTMETLLVDAPIADLLLPELARAYGEHSVELRGCQRTLALLPQAIAATDADWSAEYLAPILAIKIVDGIDEAIAHIEFYGSHHTDAIVTQDYSLARRFMAEVDSSSVIVNASTRFADGFEYGLGAEIGISTDKLHARGPVGLEGLTTRKYVVFGDGQVRQ; encoded by the coding sequence ATGAGCGTTTCAACACCGTTCCAAAGCGGGGCCCTTCAATACCTTTCTAGCGGTGATGTGCCCGCCTACATGCAGGCACTGGGGCAGGCGGCTCGGCACGCTGCCAGTGAGCTGCGACGAGCGGATACTGGCTTGAAAAATCGTGCTTTATGCGCCATTGCCGAGCGCTTAAAGGCCGCGCGCGAACGCATTTTAGACGCCAATGCGGCGGATTTACAGCACGGTCGCGAAAACGGCTTAGAGAGCGCGCTGCTGGATCGTTTAGCGCTGGATGATGTGCGTGTAAGTAGCATGATTGAAGGCCTTCATCATGTGGCCGCGTTACCTGACCCAGTGGGTGAAATTGACGATATGCGGTACCGCCCCAGCGGTATTCAGGTGGGTAAAATGCGCGTGCCGCTAGGCGTTATCGGTATTATTTATGAGTCACGTCCTAACGTGACGCTGGAAGCTGCAAGCCTGTGCTTGAAATCGGGCAATGCCTGCATCTTACGCGGCGGGTCTGAGGCTAGTGAATCCAATGCTGCCATCAGTGCCTGTATTCAAGCAGGGCTTGCGGATGTTGGATTGCCCGCCGGAAGCGTGCAGGTGGTGGCAACCACTGATCGCGCGGCCGTCGGTGAAATGATCAGCATGCCCGAGTATGTAGATGTCATTATTCCGCGGGGAGGGAAATCACTTATTGAGCGTATTTCCCGTGAGGCGCGTGTGCCGGTGATCAAACATTTGGACGGCGTATGCCATGTGTACATTGATACAACGGCGGATCCCGCTAAGGCGCTAGCGATTGCCGTCAATGCCAAAACACATCGTTATGGCACCTGTAACACGATGGAAACACTGCTGGTGGATGCGCCGATTGCAGACCTGCTGTTGCCTGAGCTAGCGCGCGCTTATGGCGAGCATAGCGTTGAACTGCGTGGCTGCCAGCGCACGCTGGCGTTACTTCCCCAAGCCATTGCCGCGACAGATGCCGACTGGTCGGCGGAGTATTTAGCGCCCATTCTGGCTATCAAAATCGTGGACGGCATTGATGAAGCCATTGCGCACATTGAGTTTTACGGCTCCCATCATACCGATGCAATTGTCACTCAAGATTACTCGCTCGCACGACGTTTTATGGCGGAAGTTGATTCTAGCTCCGTGATCGTCAATGCATCTACGCGTTTCGCCGACGGTTTTGAGTACGGCTTAGGCGCTGAGATTGGTATTTCAACCGATAAGCTTCATGCCCGCGGCCCAGTAGGATTAGAAGGGCTCACAACGCGTAAGTATGTGGTGTTTGGTGACGGCCAGGTGCGGCAGTGA
- the nadD gene encoding nicotinate-nucleotide adenylyltransferase: MSSHELRVGMLGGTFDPVHLGHLRSAVELHEALALDQLHMIPAQQPPLRGRPQVSAQQRLALLQAGIDDTPGIVADDRELQRDGPSYSVDTLAELRSHYGEQARLVMAIGYDAFLRLGQWHQPERIFALAHLVVIARPGYSDALPAALTELVEQRGVDSVEELMHRPCGGYLGLELPSLLAISATRIRECLYQGKSVRYLVPEPVEQAIKHHGLYQQ; encoded by the coding sequence ATGAGCAGTCATGAGCTTCGTGTCGGCATGCTGGGCGGTACGTTTGACCCTGTTCATCTGGGCCATTTGCGCAGTGCGGTGGAGCTGCACGAGGCGCTGGCGCTTGATCAATTGCATATGATTCCAGCGCAGCAGCCCCCGCTGCGCGGGCGGCCGCAGGTGTCTGCCCAGCAGCGTTTGGCGCTGTTACAGGCAGGTATCGACGACACCCCAGGGATTGTCGCCGATGACCGTGAGCTGCAGCGTGACGGACCTTCCTACAGTGTCGATACGCTGGCCGAGCTGCGCAGCCATTATGGCGAGCAGGCCCGCTTAGTGATGGCCATTGGCTATGATGCCTTCCTGCGACTTGGGCAGTGGCATCAGCCTGAGCGCATATTTGCGCTAGCTCACTTAGTGGTCATCGCGCGGCCGGGCTACAGTGATGCGCTGCCTGCAGCATTAACGGAACTGGTCGAGCAGCGCGGAGTCGATAGCGTAGAAGAATTAATGCACCGCCCCTGTGGGGGATATTTAGGCCTGGAGTTGCCTTCATTGTTGGCAATTTCCGCCACGCGCATTCGCGAGTGTTTATATCAGGGTAAAAGCGTGCGTTATTTGGTGCCGGAGCCCGTTGAACAAGCCATTAAGCACCACGGACTTTATCAGCAGTGA
- the rsfS gene encoding ribosome silencing factor has translation MHIDTLKSLAVDALEELKARDITHLDVSKLTEVTDLMLIASGTSTRHVAAIAQNVVEKAKAAGLRPLGVEGGDNADWVLVDLGDIVVHVMMPEARLLYDLERLWADLPSDSGAIDETLERFRERANMS, from the coding sequence ATGCACATCGATACATTGAAAAGCCTAGCGGTTGACGCGCTAGAAGAGCTGAAAGCACGTGACATTACGCACTTGGATGTTTCCAAATTAACCGAGGTTACTGACCTCATGCTGATTGCCAGTGGTACATCTACTCGGCATGTGGCGGCTATTGCCCAAAACGTGGTTGAAAAAGCCAAAGCGGCCGGACTTAGGCCTCTGGGTGTTGAGGGTGGCGATAACGCTGACTGGGTGCTTGTCGACCTAGGCGACATCGTGGTGCACGTCATGATGCCCGAAGCGCGTCTTTTATATGACTTAGAGCGCCTGTGGGCTGATTTGCCGAGTGACTCTGGCGCCATTGACGAAACGCTTGAGCGCTTCCGCGAGCGGGCCAATATGTCATGA